Proteins encoded together in one Vitis vinifera cultivar Pinot Noir 40024 chromosome 4, ASM3070453v1 window:
- the LOC100242728 gene encoding uncharacterized protein LOC100242728 — MASKRSSFKIILGSSSVARRRILAEMGYEFTIVTADIDEKGIRKETPEELVMALAEAKADAILSKLQIKDYLAEDLPPTLLITADTVVEYKGTIREKPSSEEEAREFVKGYSGSHGGVVGSVLVTNLKTGTRKGGWERAEVYFYDIPDEVIDNMIEEGISLNVAGGLMLEHPLTLPFVESVVGSTDCVMGLPKALTESLIQEAL; from the exons ATGGCTTCCAAGCGATCCTCATTCAAG ATAATATTGGGCTCGTCGTCAGTGGCTCGTCGGCGGATTCTAGCGGAAATGGGATATGAATTCACAATTGTG ACTGCAGACATAGATGAGAAAGGTATCAGGAAGGAAACGCCGGAGGAGTTAGTCATGGCTCTTGCTGAGGCCAAG GCAGATGCCATCTTATCAAAGCTTCAAATTAAGGATTATTTAGCGGAGGATTTGCCTCCAACACTGTTAATTACAGCAGACACA GTGGTGGAGTATAAAGGAACAATTAGAGAAAAGCCGTCCAGTGAGGAAGAAGCACGCGAATTTGTCAAAG GCTATTCTGGCAGTCATGGAGGAGTTGTAGGATCTGTACTTGTAACCAACCTTAAGACGggaaccagaaaaggaggatgGGAAAGAGCAGAG GTTTATTTTTATGACATTCCAGACGAAGTCATTGATAACATG ATTGAGGAGGGGATCTCTTTAAATGTCGCTGGGGGTTTAATGCTCGAACATCCACTAACGTTGCCTTTTGTCGAATCTGTG GTTGGGAGCACTGATTGTGTGATGGGACTTCCGAAAGCTTTAACAGAATCCCTCATCCAGGAAGCCCTCTAG
- the LOC100252991 gene encoding ADP-ribosylation factor-like protein 2, which yields MGLLSIIRKIKRKEKEMRILMVGLDNSGKTTIVLKINGEDTSVISPTLGFNIKTITYHKYTLNIWDVGGQRTIRSYWRNYFEQTDGLVWVVDSSDLRRLDDCKMELDNLLKEERLSGASLLILANKQDINGALTPAEIAKVLNLEAMDKTRHWKIVGCSAITGEGLLEGFDWLVQDIASRIYVLD from the exons ATGGGGCTTCTCAGCATCATtagaaaaatcaagagaaaagagaaggaaatgcGTATACTCATGGT GGGTCTTGATAATTCAGGGAAGACTACAATTGTGTTGAAAATCAATGGAGAGGACACTAGTGTTATCAGTCCCACCCTCGGCTTCAATATCAAAACCATCACCTACCACAA GTATACTCTTAATATATGGGATGTTGGGGGCCAAAGAACCATAAGATCTTACTGGAGAAACTACTTCGAACAAACTGATGGTTTGGTATGGGTCGTTGATAGTTCAGATCTTAGAAGGTTAGACGATTGCAAAATGGAACTGGATAACCTTTTGAAGGAAGAG AGGCTGTCGGGAGCATCCTTGCTGATACTAGCAAATAAGCAAGATATAAATGGAGCTCTTACACCAGCAGAAATAGCTAAG GTCCTCAACTTAGAAGCTATGGACAAAACCAGGCATTGGAAAATTGTGGGCTGCAGCGCAATCACGGGTGAAGGGCTTCTTGAGGGATTTGATTGGTTGGTCCAGGATATTGCCTCTCGAATCTATGTGCTTGACTAA
- the LOC100247870 gene encoding large ribosomal subunit protein uL6m: MEAKFFRFLKIVGVGFKARAESEGRLLFLKLGYSHEVELTVPPAVRVFCFKPNIVCCTGIDKQRVHQFAAAVRSCKPPEVYKGKGIMYIDEVIKKKQGKKSK; the protein is encoded by the coding sequence ATGGAGGCCAAATTCTTTCGGTTTCTGAAGATAGTAGGCGTGGGGTTCAAAGCGAGAGCTGAATCGGAGGGTCGCCTCCTGTTTCTGAAATTGGGGTACAGCCACGAGGTAGAACTTACTGTACCTCCCGCAGTACGTGTGTTCTGCTTCAAACCAAACATAGTGTGCTGCACTGGGATTGACAAGCAAAGGGTGCACCAGTTTGCTGCTGCTGTTCGCAGTTGTAAGCCTCCGGAAGTTTACAAAGGCAAGGGTATCATGTACATTGATGAAGTTATCAAGAAGAAACAGGGAAAGAAATCTAAATGA